One segment of Synechocystis sp. PCC 7509 DNA contains the following:
- a CDS encoding tyrosine-type recombinase/integrase, producing the protein MIDIDWKENYKIGEFACPSKDCNARNVRLSGSGKKGKRKFYCPTCGISTVQSIDLTAKVLSQFSDQILIGKEFSFEDEVWDLRTVTSSYHERVSNLTVNFATVHLAWFRKYVKKYIYQLCKLNKSFSYIITSSHHLRIFSQYLNEKNIQGIFEINRCLIIDFMAWDKSGHYGRRNRLLALRDFFITGTIKDFFNLEQELIRKSDLPKQIINNPDSIPDFVLEEIEKRLHKIPDSIARMWFIAFFTAMRPNELAFLSKNCLIQEGGGWKIVWQRNKTQDQHEIPITRIIAKVVQQQQKYIQDLWGDEWDYLFCDYQYFSRTDPSQPNLKPVKKVIHKSHNPLNIIIRCLINAENIQDENGELAKFSSCLVRPTRLTQLFEQGHDLAVVSAWAGHKRLVTTSTYYTHISCDLIEKEAGHIQKALLNAEGKPLHYESLPKSFWEDPTAHQLELFGDHINTPIYGYCGLPLDERCEKFRACYTCRCFVAVLEKLPQYIKVRDELRAKESRAKVNGQDVLVEQFGRQSDQLDKIIASLQEAA; encoded by the coding sequence ATGATTGATATAGATTGGAAAGAGAACTACAAAATCGGTGAGTTTGCTTGTCCCAGTAAGGATTGTAATGCTAGAAATGTTAGACTATCTGGTAGCGGAAAAAAAGGAAAAAGAAAATTTTACTGTCCAACTTGCGGAATTTCAACTGTTCAATCAATAGATCTTACTGCTAAAGTTCTTAGTCAATTCTCTGATCAAATACTAATTGGAAAAGAATTTAGCTTTGAAGATGAAGTATGGGATTTAAGAACTGTAACATCTTCCTATCATGAGAGAGTTAGTAATTTGACTGTCAATTTTGCTACTGTTCATTTAGCTTGGTTTAGAAAATATGTAAAAAAATATATTTATCAACTTTGTAAACTTAATAAATCTTTTAGCTATATAATTACAAGTTCGCATCATCTTAGAATTTTTTCTCAATACTTAAATGAAAAAAACATTCAAGGAATTTTTGAGATAAACCGCTGTTTAATCATTGATTTTATGGCTTGGGATAAATCAGGACATTATGGTAGACGGAACAGATTGTTAGCTCTGCGCGATTTTTTTATAACAGGAACAATCAAAGACTTTTTCAATCTCGAACAAGAGCTGATTAGAAAATCTGACTTGCCCAAACAAATAATCAATAATCCTGATTCCATTCCCGATTTTGTTCTGGAAGAAATTGAGAAAAGGTTACATAAAATTCCTGACTCAATTGCCCGGATGTGGTTTATAGCATTTTTTACAGCTATGCGACCAAATGAACTAGCATTTTTAAGCAAAAATTGTTTGATTCAGGAAGGAGGGGGTTGGAAAATTGTTTGGCAACGTAACAAGACACAAGACCAGCACGAAATCCCAATTACTAGAATCATTGCTAAAGTTGTTCAACAACAGCAGAAATATATTCAGGATCTCTGGGGTGATGAGTGGGATTATTTATTTTGCGATTATCAATACTTTTCTAGAACAGATCCAAGTCAACCTAATTTGAAGCCTGTTAAAAAAGTAATCCATAAATCTCACAATCCCTTGAATATAATTATTAGATGCCTCATCAATGCTGAAAATATTCAAGATGAAAATGGTGAATTAGCTAAATTTAGTTCTTGTTTAGTTAGACCTACTCGCTTAACACAACTGTTTGAACAAGGACACGATCTGGCAGTGGTTAGTGCGTGGGCTGGACATAAACGATTAGTAACTACTAGCACTTACTACACTCATATAAGCTGTGATTTAATTGAAAAAGAAGCTGGACATATCCAGAAAGCTCTTCTTAATGCAGAGGGAAAACCGTTGCACTACGAATCTTTACCTAAATCCTTTTGGGAAGATCCAACGGCCCATCAACTCGAACTCTTTGGCGACCACATCAACACTCCTATTTATGGCTATTGTGGTCTGCCATTGGACGAGCGTTGTGAGAAGTTCCGAGCCTGTTATACCTGTCGCTGTTTTGTCGCTGTACTTGAAAAGTTACCTCAATACATCAAAGTTCGGGATGAATTGAGAGCGAAGGAATCTAGAGCCAAAGTCAACGGACAAGACGTGCTTGTTGAGCAGTTCGGACGGCAATCCGACCAGTTAGACAAGATTATTGCATCATTACAGGAGGCAGCATGA
- a CDS encoding tyrosine-type recombinase/integrase, with translation MNSFELILEKNYPFFSQSQEIKQLLKNPLLKKNVWQTVEDLGLKIKDHQKISTINFNGFSQHWFELSVKVYTLVKAKIGFSVSTIKIYVGSLKTFSCFLKTQSIDNPAKISNQTFESFDYYLKTKKITEGTTEGYYKALCSFFEFCRIENLFNVNTYWFKGKFKLRCPTNEQINYIPENIWNQLEQNLYYFPETLQRMVLVIRTTGMRIGELLNMPFDCLRKRKSQWRLRFTTEKFNIEDELPIPLELVAVIKEQQYYIRQNLDKDYEKLFCGSNAKTNVSNKLIFQPQPKVMSGSTFNKWLNRLAKKSNICSHEGELWHFTSHQFRRTVATVMTNAGVRDLIIQKYLRHRSPNMQRHYKHLLKQVLGEEYQELMREKKYVDIAGKVITTYQPKNPITELIRRKMHSFTTQYGECHRPIVKSPCQTVNACWRCEHWRTSNEDLVYLKEDLKRVEEELKTAQVLKMVRQQQGLENDQNSLMSCIKGLEKLADND, from the coding sequence ATGAATTCATTTGAATTAATTCTAGAGAAAAATTATCCTTTTTTTAGTCAAAGTCAAGAAATTAAACAACTTCTTAAAAATCCATTGCTTAAAAAAAATGTTTGGCAAACTGTAGAAGACTTAGGATTAAAAATCAAAGACCATCAAAAAATATCAACCATAAATTTTAATGGATTTTCACAACACTGGTTTGAGTTGTCAGTCAAAGTATATACGTTAGTAAAGGCTAAAATAGGTTTTTCAGTTAGCACAATTAAGATTTACGTAGGAAGTCTAAAAACTTTTTCTTGTTTTTTAAAAACTCAGTCCATAGACAATCCTGCTAAAATCAGCAACCAGACTTTTGAAAGCTTTGATTACTACCTAAAGACAAAAAAAATAACTGAAGGAACAACCGAGGGATATTACAAAGCCTTGTGCAGCTTTTTTGAATTTTGTCGGATTGAGAACTTGTTTAACGTTAACACTTATTGGTTTAAGGGGAAATTTAAGTTAAGATGTCCAACTAATGAACAAATCAATTATATTCCTGAAAATATTTGGAATCAATTAGAACAAAATCTGTATTATTTTCCTGAAACCCTACAAAGAATGGTTCTCGTGATAAGAACAACAGGAATGCGAATTGGGGAGCTTTTAAATATGCCTTTTGATTGTTTGAGAAAGAGAAAGAGCCAATGGCGGCTACGCTTTACTACTGAAAAATTTAACATAGAAGATGAATTACCAATACCGTTAGAATTAGTTGCTGTTATTAAAGAGCAGCAATACTATATTAGACAAAATTTGGATAAAGACTATGAGAAGCTATTTTGTGGAAGTAATGCCAAAACAAATGTTTCTAATAAACTGATATTTCAACCCCAGCCCAAGGTTATGTCTGGTTCAACATTTAATAAGTGGTTAAATAGATTGGCGAAGAAAAGTAATATTTGTTCTCATGAAGGAGAACTTTGGCATTTTACTTCTCATCAATTCCGCCGTACAGTTGCTACGGTAATGACCAATGCTGGTGTGAGAGATTTAATTATTCAAAAATATTTAAGACATCGTTCTCCTAATATGCAGCGTCATTACAAACATCTTCTTAAACAAGTTTTGGGAGAAGAATATCAAGAACTGATGCGAGAGAAAAAGTATGTTGACATTGCTGGTAAAGTTATCACTACTTATCAACCTAAAAATCCTATCACTGAGTTAATAAGGCGGAAAATGCACTCTTTTACTACTCAGTACGGAGAATGTCATAGGCCAATCGTAAAATCTCCATGCCAAACAGTAAATGCTTGTTGGCGATGCGAACATTGGCGTACTTCCAATGAAGACTTAGTTTATTTAAAAGAAGATTTAAAGCGAGTTGAAGAAGAACTAAAAACTGCTCAAGTCTTGAAAATGGTTCGACAGCAGCAAGGTTTAGAAAACGACCAAAATAGCTTAATGAGTTGTATTAAAGGATTGGAGAAGCTTGCTGATAATGATTGA
- a CDS encoding tyrosine-type recombinase/integrase — MKLTLQKGIDPNTLEIVWLMLDGDYQVIEPIQRYLTYLSTNKSPKTVEAYGYDFKLWWAFLDSRHLDWRNIKLNDIEDFAYWLRVGDTSVLSIQPVEAKRSEKSINRAITAIMGFYDYHIVNQTVDFKQFNRFYLPYGITRQGLLAGIAKSNPIRQKLVKLKEPKKFPGCLTDEQVEILVNTCHRLRDKFIILMLNGTGMRIGELLGLQHDDVGDANDYFIQVKKRNNLNEARAKGQERFIPVIPELLKMYDDYLIYEYPEVESPYVFVNIWEGVVGQPMKAGVINTMFYRLSEKTGIKVYPHLFRHSYATRLLKAKYPPERVKHLLGHASIQTTLDIYSHVLSEGNLIEVVEREENK; from the coding sequence ATGAAACTCACACTGCAAAAAGGAATTGACCCAAACACTTTAGAGATAGTCTGGTTGATGCTAGACGGGGACTATCAGGTCATCGAACCTATTCAGAGGTACCTAACCTATCTCAGCACTAACAAATCACCTAAGACTGTCGAGGCATACGGTTACGACTTCAAATTGTGGTGGGCTTTTCTTGACAGTAGGCATCTAGACTGGCGGAATATTAAGCTAAATGACATAGAAGACTTTGCCTATTGGCTCAGGGTTGGAGATACGTCTGTTTTGTCGATACAACCAGTAGAGGCTAAACGGTCAGAGAAAAGTATTAATCGAGCTATCACAGCAATCATGGGTTTTTATGACTACCACATTGTTAATCAAACCGTTGATTTCAAGCAGTTTAATAGGTTTTACCTTCCGTATGGAATAACTAGACAAGGATTACTGGCAGGCATTGCTAAGAGTAATCCAATTCGACAGAAGCTAGTCAAACTAAAAGAGCCAAAGAAATTTCCTGGTTGTCTTACTGACGAACAGGTAGAAATTTTAGTCAATACTTGCCATCGCTTGCGAGACAAATTCATAATCCTAATGCTCAACGGAACGGGAATGAGAATCGGAGAGTTACTGGGACTACAACATGATGATGTTGGAGATGCCAATGACTATTTCATCCAAGTTAAGAAGCGAAATAATCTCAATGAAGCAAGAGCAAAAGGTCAGGAAAGGTTCATCCCTGTTATTCCTGAACTATTAAAGATGTATGACGACTACCTGATCTACGAGTACCCAGAAGTAGAATCGCCTTATGTATTCGTCAACATTTGGGAAGGAGTAGTAGGTCAGCCGATGAAAGCGGGTGTAATCAACACCATGTTCTACCGCTTGAGTGAGAAAACGGGTATTAAGGTATATCCGCACCTGTTTCGGCATTCATACGCTACAAGGCTTCTCAAAGCCAAATACCCACCAGAGCGGGTAAAACATCTATTGGGACACGCGAGCATTCAAACAACCTTAGATATTTATTCTCACGTACTTAGTGAAGGAAATCTCATAGAGGTAGTAGAAAGAGAGGAGAATAAATGA
- the recD2 gene encoding SF1B family DNA helicase RecD2, translating into MSVEYESLIGVVERLTYHSAESGYSVARLKASGHRDLVTIVGSFPNIQAGQTLKLTGIWREHPKFGQQFQVTQYQETKPATITGIEKYLGSGLIKGVGPVTAKRIVAHFGLDTLDIIEHSIERLNEVPGIAKKRVKMIQTAWDKQKAIKEVMVFLQGHGVSTTYAVKIYKHYGDESIVTVTNNPYQLATDIYGIGFVTADAIARNLGIAPDSEYRYRAGIIHVLGEAAEDGHCFLPYMELTQKVVERLTIADHQPTPQVLTELIYMMAMDEELVMQGHRQHQFICYQLPFFSSEQNLAKRLHQLLSRPILVDKERVQAWIDKFTLATGMGLSPGQRQAVEMAARERVLILTGGPGTGKTFTTRTIVALWKAMGKSIALASPTGRAAQRLSEMTGCEAKTIHRLLEFDPKTMKFKRDLDSPLQASAIGIDEASMLDLFLAHSLLKAIPKDAQLLLVGDIDQLPSVGPGNVLRDLIASGQVPVVRLEQVFRQAQSSAIISNAHRINSGQYPTLESVSLSPRSDCLWLNAPEPEHGVQGIRELLTDVIGQLGFDPARDVQVLCPMTRGEVGTRNLNAVLQELLNPPCQGKAELFRGGMKLRVGDRVIQQVNDYNREVFNGDLGTIAAIDTEEQEVTVQFEGRFVNYDYADINELALAWAVTIHYLLQNIYIQQQQQRVFFYSWCRDISLQNLAYTTSIMTIYLVNETHTAKRN; encoded by the coding sequence GTGTCTGTCGAGTATGAGTCACTGATAGGAGTAGTAGAACGGTTGACTTACCATTCGGCAGAGTCGGGGTATAGTGTAGCGCGACTCAAAGCTTCCGGTCATAGAGACTTAGTGACGATTGTGGGCAGCTTTCCTAATATCCAAGCAGGTCAAACACTAAAACTAACTGGGATATGGCGGGAGCATCCCAAGTTCGGGCAACAGTTTCAAGTCACGCAATATCAAGAGACTAAACCTGCCACAATTACAGGGATTGAAAAGTATTTAGGCTCCGGCTTGATTAAAGGAGTTGGACCAGTTACCGCTAAACGGATTGTTGCCCACTTTGGACTAGACACTTTAGATATCATTGAACACTCAATTGAGCGCTTGAATGAAGTTCCAGGTATTGCAAAGAAACGAGTGAAGATGATTCAGACTGCTTGGGACAAGCAAAAGGCGATTAAGGAAGTAATGGTGTTTTTACAAGGGCATGGTGTCTCCACTACTTATGCAGTAAAAATCTACAAGCACTATGGGGATGAATCAATAGTAACTGTCACGAATAACCCATACCAGTTAGCAACGGATATTTATGGGATAGGTTTTGTGACGGCGGATGCGATCGCCCGGAACTTGGGGATCGCACCAGACAGCGAGTATCGATACCGCGCAGGCATTATCCATGTCTTAGGGGAAGCCGCAGAAGACGGACACTGTTTTTTGCCTTATATGGAACTGACTCAAAAAGTAGTAGAACGGCTAACCATAGCTGACCATCAACCGACACCCCAGGTATTGACCGAGCTAATTTATATGATGGCAATGGACGAGGAGTTGGTAATGCAGGGTCATCGGCAACACCAATTCATCTGCTATCAATTACCATTCTTTAGCAGCGAACAGAACTTAGCAAAACGGCTGCATCAGTTGTTGAGCCGTCCGATTTTAGTAGATAAAGAGAGAGTGCAAGCTTGGATAGACAAGTTCACCCTTGCAACAGGAATGGGGCTGTCACCTGGGCAAAGGCAAGCGGTAGAGATGGCAGCAAGGGAGCGGGTACTAATTCTTACAGGAGGACCTGGGACGGGGAAGACTTTTACAACTCGGACGATTGTGGCGTTGTGGAAAGCGATGGGCAAATCAATTGCTCTAGCTTCACCGACGGGTAGAGCAGCACAGCGATTGAGCGAGATGACAGGCTGCGAAGCCAAGACGATTCATCGCTTACTGGAATTTGATCCCAAGACGATGAAATTCAAACGGGACTTAGATAGTCCGCTTCAGGCAAGCGCGATCGGCATAGATGAAGCATCGATGCTTGACCTATTTTTAGCTCATTCGCTACTCAAAGCAATACCGAAGGATGCCCAACTGCTATTAGTTGGGGATATCGATCAGTTACCTAGTGTTGGACCAGGAAACGTATTGCGCGACCTGATTGCTTCAGGGCAAGTACCTGTAGTGCGCTTAGAGCAAGTATTTCGCCAAGCGCAATCTAGCGCCATTATCAGCAATGCTCATCGAATCAATTCTGGACAATACCCAACTTTAGAATCAGTGTCTCTTTCGCCGCGCTCCGATTGCCTGTGGTTGAACGCTCCTGAACCGGAACATGGAGTACAAGGCATTCGAGAATTGTTAACGGATGTAATTGGACAGTTAGGGTTTGACCCAGCTAGGGATGTACAGGTGTTATGCCCGATGACTAGGGGCGAAGTAGGGACGCGCAATCTTAACGCGGTATTGCAAGAGTTGCTGAACCCACCGTGTCAGGGTAAAGCTGAACTGTTTCGCGGCGGGATGAAATTGCGCGTGGGCGATCGCGTGATTCAACAAGTCAATGACTATAACCGCGAGGTGTTCAACGGTGACTTGGGGACAATTGCCGCAATTGACACCGAGGAGCAGGAGGTGACGGTGCAGTTTGAAGGGCGTTTTGTTAACTATGACTATGCGGACATCAATGAGTTAGCGTTAGCGTGGGCGGTGACAATACATTATCTTTTACAGAATATTTATATTCAACAACAACAACAACGAGTCTTTTTTTATTCATGGTGTAGGGATATCTCGTTACAAAATTTAGCTTATACAACGAGTATCATGACTATATACTTAGTAAATGAAACTCACACTGCAAAAAGGAATTGA
- the topA gene encoding type I DNA topoisomerase produces the protein MATKLLIVESPGKIKKLSQILGSDWLVKASMGHVRELASDGQDALGFDLTGDTVTCRFVLRPEKGQQTIKQLQAAARMVKTVFLATDCDREGETIAWHLGQALHLKNPQRVIYTEITPTAVKSALARPRQIDQNMVNAGLCRSVLDKLVGYKGSPLLWQLQNGAKSMGRVQSATLHILCQREQQIQAFVPQDYWSVFVDYVEGFRAYYLGTTPTLSSEPSPTSLLDDTSDTKEQAPLESSKVLSAAHADSLVKQAKANQHHIVSVEGKIATRTPPPAFVTSSLQQAAGARLKFSPEKTMLVAQSLYESGLITYMRTDSIALAPEFCAAVRHWLEVHDPDNVPKTLAQHRQVKGAQAAHEAIRPTDIHKRSADLRVELSADAFALYVMIWKRSVASQCQNARIRQTSIVTQSGHIFWQAKGQLIEFPGYTKYWNNISADVQLPSLRQGQILTLQQALHEQKQTQPPPRYSEPKLVQVMERRGIGRPSTYAATIQTLKQRQYADLIKGHLQPTGLGLEVDRFLADALPDLLQTEFTAEMENQLDAIASGKQDWQQYLTAWNRDYFVPALAKAKQVIKHHLSNYPATQLGGSLRQLSPTQPQTKQQPGQRNQSRTRCPQCQNYLAKIPSKKLKKKYFLKCVSSCTDIVMFWSERDKKWQLPHTRQTNDTLLETANAQVTQYFCPVCQKPLEEHRYQKEGQTKSLLRCSDSNARSDSKHKEAVYFHTAKGWWSPKFGELP, from the coding sequence TTGGCAACTAAGCTTTTGATTGTCGAAAGTCCTGGCAAAATCAAAAAACTCAGCCAAATCCTCGGCTCTGACTGGTTGGTTAAAGCAAGTATGGGTCATGTCCGAGAATTAGCATCGGATGGACAAGATGCTTTGGGGTTTGATTTAACAGGCGATACAGTCACTTGTCGCTTTGTCCTGCGCCCAGAGAAAGGACAGCAGACCATCAAACAACTTCAAGCGGCTGCCCGGATGGTCAAGACAGTCTTTCTGGCAACCGATTGTGACCGAGAAGGGGAAACGATCGCTTGGCATCTTGGGCAAGCCTTACACCTAAAAAACCCCCAAAGAGTCATTTATACCGAAATTACCCCAACCGCAGTCAAAAGCGCGCTCGCTCGTCCCCGACAAATAGACCAAAACATGGTCAATGCGGGACTGTGCCGGAGCGTTCTTGATAAATTAGTCGGCTACAAAGGCTCTCCCTTGCTGTGGCAACTCCAAAATGGGGCGAAAAGCATGGGTCGAGTGCAAAGCGCTACCTTGCATATCCTCTGCCAAAGGGAGCAGCAAATCCAAGCTTTCGTTCCTCAAGACTATTGGAGCGTTTTTGTTGATTATGTTGAGGGTTTTCGCGCTTACTACTTGGGAACAACCCCTACTCTTAGTTCTGAACCATCCCCAACGTCACTACTCGACGACACCAGCGACACCAAAGAGCAAGCACCCCTTGAGTCAAGCAAAGTTTTAAGTGCAGCCCATGCAGATAGTTTAGTTAAACAGGCAAAAGCTAATCAGCATCACATTGTCTCTGTTGAAGGAAAAATTGCTACTCGCACTCCTCCCCCGGCTTTTGTCACATCTTCTTTGCAACAAGCCGCAGGAGCTAGGCTGAAGTTTAGTCCCGAAAAAACTATGCTTGTAGCTCAATCGCTGTATGAGTCGGGCTTAATCACCTATATGCGGACTGACAGTATTGCCCTAGCTCCAGAATTTTGTGCCGCAGTCAGGCATTGGTTGGAAGTACACGACCCTGACAACGTGCCAAAGACGTTAGCGCAACATAGACAAGTCAAAGGAGCGCAAGCCGCCCATGAAGCTATCCGCCCTACAGATATCCACAAGCGGAGCGCCGACTTGCGCGTTGAATTGTCTGCTGATGCCTTTGCCCTGTACGTGATGATTTGGAAGCGCTCTGTTGCTTCTCAGTGCCAAAATGCCAGAATCCGCCAAACAAGCATAGTCACCCAATCAGGGCATATTTTCTGGCAAGCCAAGGGACAACTAATTGAATTCCCTGGCTACACCAAATACTGGAATAACATCAGCGCTGATGTCCAACTCCCTAGCTTACGACAAGGGCAAATTCTCACCTTGCAACAGGCACTTCACGAGCAGAAACAGACTCAACCGCCACCGCGTTATAGTGAACCTAAATTAGTCCAAGTTATGGAACGCAGAGGCATTGGTCGCCCTAGCACCTATGCTGCAACTATTCAAACCCTTAAGCAAAGGCAGTATGCTGACCTGATTAAAGGTCACTTACAGCCAACGGGGCTGGGACTAGAAGTAGACCGCTTCTTAGCCGATGCCTTACCCGACTTGCTCCAAACAGAGTTTACTGCCGAGATGGAAAATCAGCTAGATGCGATCGCTTCTGGTAAGCAAGACTGGCAGCAGTATTTGACTGCCTGGAATCGAGATTATTTTGTACCAGCTTTAGCCAAAGCCAAGCAAGTAATTAAGCATCATCTCAGCAATTATCCTGCTACTCAGCTTGGAGGTTCTTTACGGCAATTATCTCCAACTCAACCACAGACAAAACAACAACCGGGGCAGCGTAACCAATCGCGTACCCGTTGCCCCCAGTGTCAGAACTATTTAGCGAAGATTCCCAGTAAGAAGCTAAAGAAAAAGTATTTTCTTAAGTGTGTCAGTAGTTGTACAGATATAGTTATGTTTTGGTCAGAGCGCGATAAAAAGTGGCAGCTACCCCACACCAGACAAACCAATGACACGCTACTAGAAACTGCAAATGCTCAAGTAACTCAATATTTTTGCCCAGTCTGTCAAAAACCTTTAGAGGAACATCGTTACCAAAAAGAAGGTCAAACCAAGAGTTTGCTACGTTGCTCCGACTCCAACGCCAGGAGCGATTCTAAGCATAAGGAAGCAGTCTATTTCCATACAGCAAAAGGATGGTGGAGTCCAAAGTTTGGTGAACTGCCTTAG
- a CDS encoding IS1 family transposase (programmed frameshift) encodes MDCPLCGHIKAHKHGKMPNGHQRYLCPACHQTFSESFDSLYYRRHISPEQIRQVLQAHSEGSSLRGISRTTGLAYNTVVSIVRAASQKAQLVHNAEVQAVQTEEVSADEMWSFVKKQKQCCAQELEVGDCWIGLSLADSSGLILAARVGKHTDELIGQLVLNTEGKTNCKQFNSDAWGGYERVLPPEIHHYIGKDKTQRLERTNGTVRQQTGRWHRRQNKFGKVWEQTKVTTRLVVSYFNWIWQHSRFKTTAAQRAGLATRAWSWHDIATYPTLI; translated from the exons ATGGATTGTCCTCTGTGTGGTCACATTAAAGCCCATAAACATGGCAAGATGCCGAACGGACATCAACGTTACCTGTGTCCCGCTTGCCATCAAACGTTCTCGGAATCCTTCGACAGTTTGTACTATCGTCGACATATTAGTCCTGAACAAATTCGCCAAGTGTTGCAAGCACATAGTGAGGGCAGTAGTTTACGAGGGATTAGTAGAACAACTGGGCTTGCCTACAACACAGTTGTGAGTATTGTTCGCGCTGCCAGTCAAAAAGCCCAATTGGTTCACAATGCCGAAGTCCAAGCTGTACAAACAGAGGAGGTAAGTGCCGATGAGATGTGGTCATTTGTC AAAAAACAGAAACAGTGTTGCGCTCAAGAACTAGAAGTCGGGGATTGTTGGATCGGTCTGAGTCTTGCCGATTCAAGTGGCTTAATTCTGGCGGCGCGAGTTGGCAAACACACTGATGAACTGATTGGTCAGTTAGTCCTCAACACCGAGGGAAAAACAAATTGCAAGCAATTTAACAGTGATGCTTGGGGCGGGTATGAGCGAGTTCTACCTCCTGAAATTCACCACTACATTGGCAAAGACAAAACGCAGCGATTAGAACGTACTAATGGTACTGTGCGACAACAAACCGGAAGATGGCATCGACGACAGAACAAGTTTGGTAAGGTGTGGGAACAGACAAAAGTGACAACTCGATTAGTGGTGAGTTACTTCAACTGGATTTGGCAGCATAGCCGATTCAAAACAACTGCTGCACAACGAGCCGGATTAGCAACGAGAGCGTGGAGTTGGCATGATATTGCTACCTATCCCACATTAATTTGA
- a CDS encoding DUF3102 domain-containing protein, with product MSNLVILFTYTGAVVAKIKGTLPYALIIPMPASNSLSPKQRFDYTILEPEAYQVVKVQTGEIRALMKLSFESIIQIGQKLKLVKQHLGHGHFRTWLESEFDWSIWTATKFMQVAERFDETSFSGLDIAPSALYELAAPSTPEAARDEALARAASGEAISYTTAKALKQKYIPQATKTKAEAVAGLAPGLKPTVALPPGSSSKLEIVAIRPAAPTSPPSSETSRLTAPHLPQLPPAPQPTSPISVDEEPGALWQLGGRHLLYGGDPNSAQFLQRVPEKVSLMFGFPPTLDWYSTIRAKTRIITDEYLPQGKDVRLLEDMLETSILLYSKVGELVVSCFVPSVEILSIINRQDRRALIAEPDSKRVNAVISDWKLAGLKVERLT from the coding sequence ATGTCTAACCTAGTAATTTTATTTACCTATACTGGTGCAGTAGTGGCTAAAATTAAAGGTACGTTACCTTATGCCCTAATAATTCCCATGCCAGCTTCTAATTCGTTGTCACCTAAGCAACGGTTTGATTACACCATTCTTGAGCCAGAGGCTTATCAGGTTGTTAAAGTGCAGACCGGAGAAATTCGGGCGTTGATGAAACTGAGTTTTGAAAGCATTATTCAGATTGGGCAGAAACTCAAACTCGTTAAACAACATCTAGGACACGGACACTTTCGCACCTGGTTAGAATCAGAGTTTGACTGGAGTATTTGGACAGCAACTAAGTTTATGCAAGTTGCTGAACGATTTGATGAGACGAGCTTCTCTGGGCTAGATATTGCACCTTCTGCTCTTTATGAACTAGCTGCACCTTCAACTCCTGAAGCTGCCCGTGATGAAGCGCTGGCTCGTGCTGCCTCCGGTGAAGCCATTAGCTATACTACTGCTAAAGCACTTAAGCAGAAATATATTCCCCAGGCTACCAAGACTAAAGCCGAGGCAGTTGCGGGGTTAGCTCCGGGGTTAAAACCGACAGTTGCGTTACCCCCAGGCTCTAGTTCCAAACTTGAAATTGTCGCAATCCGTCCGGCAGCACCTACTTCTCCACCTAGTTCTGAGACTTCTAGGCTAACGGCTCCTCACCTTCCTCAACTGCCTCCAGCCCCACAGCCAACTTCTCCAATTTCTGTGGATGAGGAACCTGGCGCATTGTGGCAACTAGGGGGACGACATCTACTCTATGGCGGCGACCCTAATTCTGCCCAATTCTTGCAGCGAGTCCCAGAAAAGGTGAGTCTAATGTTTGGGTTTCCACCGACCCTAGATTGGTATAGCACGATTCGAGCTAAAACAAGAATTATTACTGATGAGTATTTACCTCAAGGCAAAGATGTGAGATTATTGGAAGATATGCTAGAAACAAGCATCCTTCTTTATTCTAAGGTTGGAGAACTGGTAGTTAGTTGCTTTGTGCCTTCCGTTGAAATTCTTTCGATTATCAACCGCCAAGACCGTCGTGCTTTGATAGCTGAACCGGACTCAAAACGAGTCAATGCTGTTATTTCTGACTGGAAATTGGCAGGATTAAAAGTAGAACGGTTGACGTAG